One Actinomycetota bacterium genomic window carries:
- a CDS encoding AMP-binding protein yields LSSLRLLGTVGEPINPEAWIWYHVNIGGERCPIVDTWWQTETGMILITPLPGITKLKPGSATNPFPGVEADILDEAGNSVTKGAGGSLVIRKPWPAMFRTIFGDPDRYVQQYFSRYGPNVYLTGDGARRDDDGYFWLLGRIDDVMNVAGHRLSTYEIESALVDHPDVAEAAVVSRPDADLGEAIVAYVTLKSGVEGNENRIAELREHVGKKIGKIARPQAIVLSDDLPKTRSGKIMRRLLRDVARGRQLGDVTTLANAEVVEEIRSLAATSPSEE; encoded by the coding sequence ACCTGTCGAGCCTGCGTCTGCTCGGCACGGTCGGCGAGCCGATCAACCCCGAGGCGTGGATCTGGTACCACGTCAACATCGGCGGGGAGCGCTGCCCGATCGTCGACACCTGGTGGCAGACCGAGACCGGCATGATCCTGATCACGCCGCTCCCGGGCATCACCAAGCTCAAGCCGGGCTCCGCGACGAACCCGTTCCCCGGCGTCGAGGCGGACATCCTCGACGAAGCCGGGAACAGCGTCACCAAGGGCGCCGGGGGCTCGCTCGTCATCCGCAAACCGTGGCCGGCGATGTTCCGAACCATCTTCGGTGACCCGGATCGGTACGTGCAGCAGTACTTCTCGCGTTACGGGCCGAACGTCTACCTCACCGGAGACGGCGCCCGGCGGGACGACGACGGCTATTTCTGGCTGCTCGGAAGGATCGACGACGTGATGAACGTCGCCGGGCACCGTCTCTCGACCTACGAGATCGAGTCCGCCCTCGTCGACCACCCCGACGTCGCCGAGGCCGCCGTCGTGTCGCGGCCCGACGCGGACCTCGGTGAGGCGATCGTCGCCTACGTCACGCTGAAGTCGGGCGTCGAGGGAAACGAGAACCGGATCGCCGAGCTGCGCGAGCACGTCGGGAAGAAGATCGGGAAGATCGCGAGGCCGCAGGCGATCGTGCTCAGCGACGATCTCCCGAAGACGCGATCGGGGAAGATCATGCGCCGCCTGCTCCGCGACGTGGCGCGGGGCCGGCAGCTCGGCGACGTGACCACGCTCGCGAACGCGGAAGTCGTCGAGGAGATCCGCTCGCTCGCCGCGACGTCGCCTTCGGAGGAGTAG
- a CDS encoding class I SAM-dependent methyltransferase, with translation MFLRENEVVRKLAPWIEPGETFLDVGSGTGLVARRLARYAGAKATGCDLHEFDNRVDLPYLRQDDPLRVPAADKSFDVVVMCFVLHHVPAWDDQLIVAAEAMRVARKRVLVLEDTPFHKVDLVFNKAWDWVLNQRHGIPIPFTFRSRDEWKDVFSQNGYRVGHTESYRPKWPTLAMYHHSLFVLDRR, from the coding sequence ATGTTTCTGCGCGAGAACGAGGTCGTCCGCAAGCTGGCGCCGTGGATCGAGCCGGGCGAGACCTTCCTCGATGTCGGTTCCGGCACGGGGCTGGTCGCGAGGCGTCTGGCGCGGTACGCCGGTGCCAAAGCGACCGGTTGCGATCTGCACGAGTTCGACAACCGCGTGGACCTGCCGTATCTGCGTCAGGACGACCCCCTGCGCGTGCCGGCGGCCGACAAGTCGTTCGACGTCGTGGTGATGTGCTTCGTGCTCCATCATGTTCCGGCGTGGGACGATCAGCTGATCGTCGCGGCGGAGGCGATGCGCGTCGCGCGCAAGCGCGTGCTGGTGCTCGAGGACACGCCGTTCCACAAGGTCGACTTGGTTTTCAACAAGGCGTGGGACTGGGTGCTGAACCAACGGCACGGGATCCCGATCCCGTTCACGTTCCGCTCGCGCGACGAGTGGAAGGACGTCTTCTCGCAGAACGGCTACCGCGTGGGGCACACCGAGTCGTATCGGCCGAAGTGGCCGACGCTCGCGATGTACCACCACTCGCTTTTCGTGCTCGACCGCCGCTGA